ATTTTAGGATTAACTCTGACTCTTGGCATTCTGCTTGCCATGTTTCTTACGAAGATTGTAGTTGATGCTTTAGTAACAGGAGTAATTGTCATTGGACTGGCACTTCTGATCGGCATCTTTTTGGAATATTTTAAGTTTATGAGGAAGTGATGGCATACTATCCCCTTTTCCTGCTGTCAGTATTTTTGCTTTCTATCACGATTTCACAGCAGCCGACAGTCGCAGTTGCGCAACCGGGCAAAGTTAAAACTCAGGCTGTAGATACCTCAGAGGTGTTCCTAAAGTCTGAACTGGAATCGATGGTAAAACTGAAACTTATCTCCAGCAAGCAGAAGGATAAGCTCTTCGATATCCTGAAAGCGGTGGAAGTTGATTATCTCGACACAAACAATGAGCGAAAAAAAGGATGGTTGATTACCCACAAAGATGTAGCTCATACAATTACAAAAATATTCAAAACATTAGCCGATTCAGGATTTGTAATTGAAAGAATCGAGCCAATGAGTAAATACAAATGGTCAGACAGCAGCTCTATGGCACACAACAATACCTCCTGTTTTAATTACCGGCTTGTATCAGGAACCCGGAGCATCAGCAAACATGCGAATGGACTCGCCATAGATATAAATCCTTTCTGGAACCCCTTTGTTTCCGGAAAATACATTTCGCCGAAAGGTGCCAGGTATGATATAAAGAGACCCGGCACCATCCATAAAAAGGCATTTATCTATAAAATATTTAAGGAAAACGGCTGGACCTGGGGTGGAGAATGGATCCCCTACCAGGACTATCAGCACTTCTTTTATGACAAAATAAAAGTAAAAAGTTTTTAATTTTTTCTTAATGTATTACTTTTATCAAATTAGTTTAAGATTCAGTCAAAAAAGATAAATAAACTGTTTTTAAGAAAGTAACACTTTAAATATTTTTTTATAAATTCTATTTAATTTTTACTTTGACCGATACGGCACCTCTCAGGTCTCCGGGTTTGAAATTTACAGCTTTATCATCGGGATATTTTTCAGATAAAATCTTTTTAATCCCTTCAGGTATCTGCTCCTCTGTGCCATGACAAACCACACACTCCTCCGAGAGTAAAATTGGTTTTACCAGATGAAGGGTTCTTTCACTACCATTCTTTTCCACTCTAAAGAGAACAGTGTCTTTATTGAAAGTGCTCCCTTTCATCATGTTTTCAAATTCCTTCAGCCACATCATCTCACCTGCATCCGGAATATTCCTGTCATTTCTGTTCAGGAAAGCCACTCTCCGGATATCAATTGATTTCTCCCGTGAAAATTTGTTTGTAAACTCCTGTGCCGTGTCTGAACAGACAGTCAATGCGGCTTCAGTACCGCCGCTTTTCATCTCTTTTACGAGGATACCTTTCAACTCTTTTAAATATGTATTGGCAGCGGATAAAGCCTCTTTTTTTGCCGCTTCGAGCGCTGCATCCTTCTTTGGTTCAACTTTTCTGATGCACCCCGTCAGCAATAAAGCTGTCAGAACTGTCAGCACAATCAGGTTACGCATAATTTCTCCGTTGTTATGGTAATTGGATGTTTAAAAATAAAAGAGGTTGCTTTTATT
This Bacteroidota bacterium DNA region includes the following protein-coding sequences:
- a CDS encoding M15 family metallopeptidase, with product MAYYPLFLLSVFLLSITISQQPTVAVAQPGKVKTQAVDTSEVFLKSELESMVKLKLISSKQKDKLFDILKAVEVDYLDTNNERKKGWLITHKDVAHTITKIFKTLADSGFVIERIEPMSKYKWSDSSSMAHNNTSCFNYRLVSGTRSISKHANGLAIDINPFWNPFVSGKYISPKGARYDIKRPGTIHKKAFIYKIFKENGWTWGGEWIPYQDYQHFFYDKIKVKSF
- a CDS encoding DUF3365 domain-containing protein — translated: MRNLIVLTVLTALLLTGCIRKVEPKKDAALEAAKKEALSAANTYLKELKGILVKEMKSGGTEAALTVCSDTAQEFTNKFSREKSIDIRRVAFLNRNDRNIPDAGEMMWLKEFENMMKGSTFNKDTVLFRVEKNGSERTLHLVKPILLSEECVVCHGTEEQIPEGIKKILSEKYPDDKAVNFKPGDLRGAVSVKVKIK